TGCATATTTGCGGAAAAAAATTGGGGTCATTGATAGAAAATCCGATGTTTATCTTGCATCTCCTTTGGGAATAAGAGGTATCGTAGATGAGGTACTGTTTCTGGATGATGATACAGCGGCTCCGCTTGATTATAAATTTGCGGAGTATAAGGAAAAGCTGTTTAAAACTTACCGGTTTCAGTTGATATTTTATGCCAGGCTTATCAAAGATAATTTTCAGATTCCGGTAAAAAAAGGATTTATTATTTACACCCGGAGCAAAAACAAGCTTGTGGAAGTTTCTATAAAAGATAAGGATTTTAGCGAGCTTGAAAAGATTGTTGATGACATGATAAGCATAATCAACAATTGCAGATATCCAAAACCGACTTCAGTAAAAAGGCGGTGTCCCGATTGCTGCTATAAAAATATTTGCGAAAGTGCGATTTAGTATTTTAGTATTTTGCCGGATTGCAGACATGCTGCTGCTAACACATACACAATACTTAACAAAATCTTTTGCGTGAAAATCATGAATAAAAACATTAACATGGGATTTTCTCAGCAAACTTTTTATTTTG
Above is a genomic segment from Thermodesulfobacteriota bacterium containing:
- the cas4 gene encoding CRISPR-associated protein Cas4, translated to MNNTQGFITATHLLEYLYCPRFIYFENVLDIPENQEKRFKVQKGRIVHEKVRKTNPAYLRKKIGVIDRKSDVYLASPLGIRGIVDEVLFLDDDTAAPLDYKFAEYKEKLFKTYRFQLIFYARLIKDNFQIPVKKGFIIYTRSKNKLVEVSIKDKDFSELEKIVDDMISIINNCRYPKPTSVKRRCPDCCYKNICESAI